One segment of Anaeromicrobium sediminis DNA contains the following:
- a CDS encoding glycoside hydrolase family 3 N-terminal domain-containing protein: MRRIIFLLVVSIILISCTPKTENKIPSQNKQEEKEYIEIDPNLEILNSMTLDEKIGQLFIFGYDGLSPSAEILSFIENHHIGGIIFFQRNVDNTTQLKESINILKKANPSALPLFFSIDEEGGSVARIPNTTFKSHRQLGIMDNTNETHRTGSEIGSTLREVGINMDFAPVLDMVNTKKNTLLYNRTFGSSASTVSKHGEAFYRGLRDEGIIPVGKHFPGHGNTIVDSHKNLPYIYYTKEELLEKDILPFTNLISEGLNVIMVGHISLPKIDPSNLPASQSNIIVNDLLRNELNFNGIAITDDTEMKGYASNDEAYKKAIVRSFNGGMDIFLVCHTLNKQNLALKSIKEAIETGIISEERLNQSVYRIITEKIRL, translated from the coding sequence ATGAGAAGAATAATATTTTTATTAGTAGTTAGCATCATACTAATTAGTTGCACTCCTAAAACTGAGAATAAAATCCCCTCACAGAATAAGCAAGAAGAAAAGGAATATATTGAAATAGACCCTAACTTGGAAATATTAAATAGTATGACTCTAGATGAAAAAATAGGTCAGTTGTTTATATTTGGATATGATGGTTTATCTCCTAGTGCTGAAATATTATCATTTATAGAAAATCATCATATAGGTGGTATTATATTTTTTCAAAGAAATGTGGACAATACTACTCAATTGAAGGAAAGTATTAATATATTAAAGAAAGCTAATCCTAGTGCTCTCCCCCTCTTTTTCTCTATAGATGAAGAAGGAGGATCCGTCGCTAGAATTCCTAATACTACTTTTAAATCCCATAGACAATTAGGGATTATGGACAACACAAATGAAACTCATAGGACTGGATCAGAAATAGGCTCTACCCTAAGAGAAGTGGGAATTAATATGGATTTTGCGCCAGTTTTAGATATGGTTAATACTAAAAAAAACACCTTATTATATAATAGAACCTTTGGTAGCTCTGCTTCTACTGTTTCTAAGCATGGAGAAGCCTTTTATAGAGGGTTAAGGGATGAAGGTATAATTCCTGTAGGAAAGCACTTTCCAGGACACGGAAACACCATAGTAGATTCTCATAAAAATTTACCTTACATATATTATACGAAAGAGGAATTATTAGAAAAGGATATTCTTCCATTTACTAATCTAATATCTGAGGGATTAAATGTAATAATGGTTGGTCACATAAGTCTTCCTAAAATAGACCCTAGTAATTTGCCAGCTAGCCAGTCTAACATAATAGTTAATGACCTCCTAAGAAATGAGCTTAACTTTAATGGAATAGCCATAACAGATGATACGGAAATGAAAGGATATGCCTCTAATGATGAAGCCTATAAAAAGGCCATTGTAAGGTCCTTTAATGGTGGTATGGATATTTTCTTAGTATGCCATACCCTTAATAAACAAAATTTAGCTTTGAAATCCATAAAAGAAGCCATAGAAACGGGAATTATATCAGAAGAACGATTAAACCAATCTGTTTATAGGATTATAACAGAAAAAATTAGATTGTAA
- a CDS encoding mechanosensitive ion channel family protein codes for MASILGICMLLVNVEKYSSNKCNMRVIFRTYLNKEGTHMEVSKLIKELYTTTDIKPFINSLIILAVSFLLLKLVMFLTEKIIKITNFNEQKEKTVKSIVDSLAAYFILSLAILNILSEFGIIQKSTILTSAGIITVIAGLGAQNLIKDVINGFFILFEKQMTIGDVVNINDLYIGTVEDIGLRTTAIRDFYLKKIYIPNGEIKTLKNYYKEQARVILKIVVPFEENQEKVSNLLKDACTYLNETYDDKLYKVGNIAYCEFHLYGIVSLDGTIGGAKYLVMGVVHAEEQWSMRNRSYEHILKVFNDNGVRIAYPRLYSYDKTNI; via the coding sequence GTGGCGAGCATATTAGGAATATGTATGCTACTTGTCAACGTAGAAAAGTATTCAAGTAACAAGTGCAATATGAGAGTTATTTTTAGAACATACCTAAATAAGGAAGGTACCCATATGGAAGTTTCAAAGCTTATAAAAGAACTATATACAACTACAGATATTAAGCCATTTATAAATTCTCTCATAATACTGGCAGTTTCTTTTTTATTATTAAAATTAGTCATGTTTTTAACTGAAAAAATAATAAAAATAACTAATTTTAATGAGCAAAAAGAAAAGACCGTTAAGAGTATTGTAGATTCTTTAGCTGCCTACTTTATCCTCTCCCTTGCCATCTTAAATATTTTAAGTGAATTTGGAATTATTCAGAAATCTACCATATTAACTAGTGCGGGAATAATAACAGTCATTGCTGGTTTAGGAGCTCAAAACCTTATAAAAGATGTTATAAATGGTTTTTTTATATTATTTGAAAAACAAATGACCATAGGAGATGTGGTTAATATAAATGATCTATATATAGGAACTGTGGAAGATATTGGTCTTAGAACTACTGCCATAAGAGATTTTTACTTGAAGAAAATATACATACCTAATGGAGAAATTAAAACTTTAAAAAATTATTATAAGGAACAGGCTAGAGTCATATTAAAAATAGTAGTTCCCTTTGAAGAAAATCAAGAAAAGGTATCTAACCTTTTAAAGGATGCCTGTACATATTTAAACGAAACCTATGATGATAAATTATACAAAGTTGGGAATATTGCCTATTGTGAATTTCATTTATATGGCATAGTTTCATTAGATGGTACTATAGGAGGTGCTAAGTACTTAGTCATGGGCGTAGTACATGCTGAAGAACAATGGTCCATGCGAAATAGAAGTTATGAGCATATACTAAAAGTCTTTAATGACAATGGAGTTAGAATAGCTTATCCTAGATTATATTCATACGATAAAACTAATATTTAA
- a CDS encoding type I glutamate--ammonia ligase: protein MTKDSITSNVNKLLFLIEPKDHSKEQISTLLKANPQIKFVSLMGIDLGGNATDEKIPTVAFLEDLDNFLVNGVQTDGSSVVLPEIATLNNAQVDIIPDLNVNWFVDYNFSHMDADTNLPVGTLRIPSFLVHDKKRVDSRSILERSIEHFKSTLLELLKDHPYALENIGVSSFEDIEKIVFTAATELEFWVKTPDDRTSVEQLSTSQVLKEQYWKRTIGPVRTAMEQSLLFLDHYGLVAEMGHKEVGGVKAQLTGDGRFSHIMEQLEIDWKYSSAVQAADNELLSRDIIKDVFMYNNLDVTFMAKPVEGVAGSGEHTHVGVALKLKDGSRKNLFSPKDMTSDFMSPVGYGALMGILKNYEVINPFVTATNDALNRLKPGFEAPICIVSSLGYAPDVPSRNRTILIGLIRDMTNPLATRFELRSPNPTSNIYLVLASMYQSMLDGIKCALENDKTCDELLKELSKPAEAEGFYLEKGRAYRSEKDVFDDYTEEERNGLFGIPPKTVWENIQGFDSSIDKKEVLLSGGVFSEAILNSYKEAILSQWATELYNRIVPNNVNFVRKCQKVHNGEYATDLDLVNWEQINYLRYSLMKDRLNKKCLFTKLRDSIDKNDFDTASELQIEMRSKVDELKELYSLYKRNLF from the coding sequence CCAAAGGACCATTCAAAGGAGCAGATCTCCACATTATTAAAGGCCAATCCACAGATAAAGTTCGTATCTTTAATGGGTATTGATCTAGGTGGAAATGCTACTGATGAAAAAATTCCTACAGTTGCATTTTTAGAGGATTTAGATAACTTCCTAGTAAATGGTGTTCAAACGGACGGTTCTAGTGTTGTGCTACCTGAAATTGCCACATTAAACAATGCACAAGTAGATATTATTCCAGATTTAAATGTTAATTGGTTTGTAGATTATAATTTTAGTCACATGGATGCAGATACAAATTTACCTGTAGGTACTCTTAGAATTCCATCTTTTCTAGTTCACGACAAAAAGAGAGTAGATTCTCGTTCTATACTAGAGAGATCCATAGAACATTTTAAATCAACATTACTTGAATTATTAAAAGATCATCCATATGCCTTAGAAAATATAGGTGTATCTTCCTTTGAAGATATAGAAAAAATAGTATTTACAGCTGCTACAGAATTAGAGTTTTGGGTTAAAACTCCTGATGACAGAACTAGCGTAGAGCAACTATCCACATCTCAAGTTTTAAAGGAACAATATTGGAAGCGTACCATTGGACCTGTTCGTACTGCCATGGAACAATCTTTATTATTCTTAGATCACTATGGACTAGTGGCAGAGATGGGACATAAAGAAGTAGGTGGAGTTAAGGCTCAACTTACCGGAGACGGTAGATTCTCTCACATTATGGAACAGCTAGAAATAGACTGGAAATATTCATCAGCTGTTCAAGCTGCTGATAACGAACTTTTATCCAGGGACATTATTAAAGACGTATTTATGTACAATAACTTAGATGTTACATTCATGGCAAAACCTGTTGAAGGTGTAGCTGGAAGTGGTGAGCATACACACGTGGGAGTTGCTCTTAAATTAAAGGACGGTTCTAGAAAGAACCTATTCTCACCAAAGGATATGACTTCTGACTTTATGAGTCCAGTAGGATATGGAGCTTTAATGGGTATTCTTAAGAATTATGAAGTAATAAATCCTTTTGTAACAGCTACTAATGATGCTTTAAATAGATTAAAACCAGGATTTGAGGCTCCTATATGTATAGTATCATCATTAGGATATGCACCAGACGTTCCATCACGTAATAGAACTATATTAATTGGTTTAATTAGGGATATGACTAATCCTCTAGCTACTAGATTTGAGCTACGTTCACCAAATCCAACTAGTAATATATACTTAGTTTTAGCTTCCATGTATCAATCCATGTTAGATGGTATTAAATGTGCTCTAGAGAATGATAAAACTTGTGATGAATTATTAAAGGAACTTTCAAAACCAGCTGAGGCTGAAGGTTTTTATCTTGAAAAAGGACGCGCATATAGAAGTGAAAAGGATGTATTTGACGATTATACAGAAGAAGAAAGAAATGGTTTGTTCGGAATTCCTCCTAAAACAGTTTGGGAAAATATACAAGGATTTGATAGTAGTATAGATAAGAAGGAAGTTCTTTTATCTGGTGGAGTATTTAGTGAGGCCATTTTAAATTCATATAAAGAAGCCATTTTGAGTCAGTGGGCTACAGAATTATATAATAGAATTGTTCCTAATAATGTGAACTTTGTAAGAAAATGTCAAAAAGTCCATAACGGAGAATATGCTACAGACTTGGATTTAGTTAATTGGGAACAAATTAATTATTTAAGATATTCTTTAATGAAGGATAGATTAAATAAAAAATGTCTATTTACTAAACTAAGAGATTCTATAGATAAAAATGATTTCGATACGGCATCGGAATTGCAAATAGAAATGAGAAGTAAAGTAGATGAATTGAAAGAATTATACTCATTATATAAGAGAAACTTATTTTAA
- a CDS encoding nucleoside recognition domain-containing protein: MDNFKCKNCSNPCKIFECLQNDLDLDKEDLRDDMVKSIYHKAEEISEVTVSKNSSKQYMLDTRLDNLFTSKFTGYPIMFILLGLIFWITIAGANVPSSILADMFFFIEDKITNVFMYLNAPNWLHGILVLGVYRTLAWVVSVMLPPMAIFFPCFTLLEDLGYLPRVAFNLDRLFKKAGAHGKQALTMTMGFGCNAAGIIACRIIDSPRERLIAMITNNFVPCNGRFPTLIMISSIFIGAVVSSTYSSLFASFFVAFLVVIGILITLLVSWGLSKTMLKGVPSSFTLELPSYRKPKIGHIIYTSLIDRTIFVLSRAIVVAIPAGLVTWILANINVGDQSILALFASNLDPFARLIGLDGFILMAFILGLPANEIVLPILIMSYMSEGAMLELDSLQAMGDLFRANGWTTLTALNVMLFSLLHFPCGTTLWTMKKECGSVKWTMVATLIPTTIAIITCFIVTQVAHILF; this comes from the coding sequence GTGGATAATTTCAAGTGTAAAAATTGTAGTAACCCATGTAAAATTTTTGAATGTCTTCAAAATGATTTAGACTTAGACAAGGAAGACCTTCGTGATGACATGGTAAAAAGTATCTATCACAAAGCAGAAGAAATATCAGAGGTAACAGTCTCTAAAAATTCATCTAAACAATATATGCTAGATACACGATTAGATAATTTATTTACTTCTAAATTCACTGGTTATCCCATAATGTTCATCCTATTGGGCCTAATATTTTGGATTACTATAGCAGGCGCTAACGTACCTTCTTCTATCCTTGCTGATATGTTTTTCTTTATAGAAGATAAAATTACAAATGTATTTATGTATCTTAATGCTCCAAATTGGCTCCATGGAATTTTAGTATTAGGTGTATATAGAACTCTAGCTTGGGTTGTTTCTGTAATGTTGCCACCAATGGCTATCTTCTTCCCTTGTTTCACTTTATTAGAAGATTTAGGATATTTACCTCGAGTTGCATTTAACCTAGATCGCCTCTTTAAAAAGGCTGGTGCCCATGGAAAGCAGGCCCTTACCATGACTATGGGATTTGGTTGTAATGCGGCAGGTATAATAGCTTGTAGAATAATAGACTCACCTCGTGAAAGGCTAATAGCAATGATAACAAATAACTTTGTTCCATGTAACGGCAGATTTCCTACACTCATTATGATTTCCAGCATATTCATAGGTGCCGTAGTATCAAGTACTTATAGTTCTCTATTTGCATCATTCTTTGTAGCATTCTTAGTTGTGATTGGAATTCTCATTACCTTGTTAGTATCTTGGGGCTTGTCTAAAACTATGCTAAAGGGAGTTCCTTCTTCATTTACCTTAGAATTACCATCTTACAGAAAGCCTAAAATAGGCCACATAATATATACATCCCTCATAGATAGAACTATCTTTGTTTTATCAAGGGCCATAGTTGTGGCCATACCAGCAGGCCTTGTAACTTGGATTTTAGCCAATATTAATGTGGGTGATCAAAGTATTCTTGCCCTATTTGCATCAAACTTAGATCCCTTTGCAAGATTAATAGGCTTAGACGGTTTCATATTAATGGCATTTATTTTAGGTCTTCCTGCCAATGAAATAGTACTTCCCATACTTATTATGAGTTACATGTCAGAAGGAGCCATGTTAGAATTAGATAGCTTACAGGCCATGGGAGATTTGTTTAGAGCTAATGGCTGGACTACACTTACGGCTTTAAATGTTATGCTATTTTCTCTACTCCATTTCCCCTGCGGCACTACCCTTTGGACTATGAAAAAGGAATGCGGTAGTGTGAAATGGACTATGGTTGCAACCCTAATTCCTACCACTATAGCTATAATAACTTGTTTCATCGTAACTCAAGTTGCTCATATTTTATTCTAA
- a CDS encoding ABC transporter substrate-binding protein, producing MYKFGKKIGILLIAVLILGTFLSGCVQKQETVKEDGDGGEDVIKIGVFEPLTGPNAAGGAIELEGVKLANKMYPEVLGKKVELVIVDNKSDKVEAANAAARLIEKEKVSAIIGSWGSSLSMAAGDAVKTSQVPAIGASCTNPLVTKSNDYYFRVCFIDPFQGTVMANYAYNNLGAKKAAIIQEISSDYSVGLSKFFTDAFKELTGDENAIVGSASYNTGDQDFTAQLNVIKELKPDVVFAPGNFIESALIVKQAKQQGIDIPLLGGDTWETPEFIEIGGDAVEGIVMSTFFTSEKPITPMSDEFLKAYREEYKKEPASVTALGFDAYIMLLDAIKRTNSSEPKDIRDALAQTKEFQGAAGVITLDNNGDAVKSAVIKVVEDGKFKYLDTVEPIK from the coding sequence ATGTACAAGTTTGGGAAAAAGATAGGAATATTATTAATTGCAGTATTAATTCTAGGAACTTTTTTATCAGGATGTGTACAAAAGCAAGAAACAGTTAAGGAAGATGGAGATGGAGGAGAAGATGTAATAAAAATAGGTGTGTTTGAACCATTAACAGGGCCTAATGCAGCTGGTGGAGCCATTGAGTTAGAGGGAGTAAAGTTGGCTAATAAAATGTATCCAGAGGTATTGGGTAAAAAAGTAGAGTTAGTAATTGTAGACAATAAATCTGATAAGGTTGAGGCTGCCAATGCAGCTGCAAGACTTATTGAAAAGGAAAAGGTTAGTGCTATTATAGGAAGTTGGGGAAGTTCCCTATCTATGGCTGCAGGAGATGCAGTAAAAACATCCCAAGTTCCAGCAATAGGGGCATCTTGTACTAATCCACTAGTAACTAAGAGTAATGATTATTATTTTAGAGTTTGCTTTATAGATCCTTTCCAAGGAACTGTTATGGCAAATTATGCTTATAACAATTTAGGGGCTAAGAAGGCTGCCATAATTCAAGAGATTTCGTCCGACTACTCTGTAGGATTGTCAAAATTCTTTACGGATGCTTTTAAAGAGTTAACAGGTGATGAAAATGCTATTGTAGGTAGTGCTAGTTACAATACGGGGGATCAGGACTTTACAGCTCAGTTAAATGTAATTAAGGAATTAAAACCTGATGTGGTATTTGCTCCAGGTAACTTTATAGAAAGTGCACTTATTGTTAAGCAGGCTAAACAACAAGGAATAGATATTCCTCTGTTAGGTGGAGATACTTGGGAGACACCAGAATTTATTGAAATTGGTGGAGATGCAGTAGAAGGTATTGTAATGTCTACTTTCTTTACCTCTGAGAAACCTATAACTCCCATGTCTGATGAGTTTTTAAAGGCCTATAGGGAAGAATATAAAAAGGAACCTGCATCTGTTACAGCTCTAGGATTTGATGCTTATATAATGTTGTTAGATGCCATAAAAAGGACTAATTCCTCAGAACCAAAGGACATAAGGGATGCTTTAGCTCAGACTAAAGAATTTCAAGGGGCAGCTGGTGTCATTACTTTAGATAATAATGGAGATGCTGTTAAGAGTGCTGTTATAAAAGTTGTTGAAGATGGAAAATTCAAGTATTTAGATACGGTAGAACCAATTAAATAG
- a CDS encoding Na+/H+ antiporter NhaC family protein has protein sequence MMALLKISPVFVMAGLMISGMDALLAAPLSTVYAALIAVITERLKFEEIVDCAVENVKEMQLVFFILMAAYAMAEAFMATGVGASIINLALGLGMTAKTVAVTGFIVTSILSVATGTSWGTFAACAPIFLWLNHIVDGNVLLTVASIAGGACFGDNIGLISDTTVVSSGIQRVEVIHRIKHQGVWSLLCLVVAGALIFGTSVAMGLPDTTANAADAIKEIPQEVWEVLAEKRASAVTLLNQVQDGVPTYMIIPLLLVLVVAIKGLPTLACLGLGIISSLVFGLMAGTLGNVSEFLDLMYAGFEGAGSWVIVMMMWVAAFGGIMARIKAFQPLSNLISKSVRSVRQLMFANGVLSILGNAALADEMAQIVTIGPIIKSLTDDNVEASEEDMYKLRLRNATFGDALGVFGSQLIPWHVYIGFYVGIASAVYPLHQFVAMDIIRYNFMAMVAVISMLVLTLTGLDRLVPLFGLPSEPKVRLKKYAEKDTMKKAN, from the coding sequence ATGATGGCATTATTGAAAATTTCGCCAGTCTTTGTTATGGCTGGACTAATGATTTCTGGTATGGATGCATTACTTGCGGCACCTTTGTCTACAGTGTATGCAGCCCTAATAGCAGTAATTACTGAAAGATTGAAATTCGAAGAAATAGTTGACTGTGCAGTTGAAAATGTTAAGGAAATGCAATTGGTATTCTTTATTCTAATGGCAGCTTATGCAATGGCTGAAGCATTTATGGCAACGGGTGTGGGTGCTTCTATCATAAACCTTGCATTAGGTTTAGGTATGACTGCAAAAACAGTAGCAGTAACTGGTTTTATAGTAACTTCTATATTATCCGTTGCTACAGGTACTTCATGGGGAACCTTCGCAGCATGTGCTCCAATATTCTTATGGTTAAACCATATAGTTGATGGAAACGTTTTACTTACTGTAGCTTCTATCGCTGGTGGAGCTTGTTTTGGTGATAACATTGGACTTATTTCTGATACTACAGTTGTAAGTTCTGGTATCCAACGTGTAGAAGTTATCCATAGAATCAAGCATCAAGGTGTGTGGTCATTATTATGTTTAGTGGTAGCTGGAGCTTTAATATTTGGTACTAGTGTAGCTATGGGCTTACCTGATACTACAGCTAATGCAGCTGATGCAATCAAGGAAATTCCACAGGAAGTATGGGAAGTACTAGCAGAAAAGAGAGCTTCTGCAGTAACTCTACTTAACCAAGTACAAGATGGAGTTCCAACTTACATGATAATTCCACTACTATTAGTTTTAGTAGTCGCAATCAAAGGTTTACCAACTCTTGCTTGTCTAGGACTTGGAATTATCTCTTCTTTAGTATTCGGTTTAATGGCTGGAACTTTAGGAAATGTATCTGAATTCTTAGATTTAATGTATGCTGGTTTTGAAGGTGCTGGTAGCTGGGTAATTGTTATGATGATGTGGGTAGCTGCCTTTGGTGGTATAATGGCTAGAATTAAGGCATTCCAACCATTATCTAACTTAATCTCAAAATCTGTAAGAAGTGTAAGACAACTTATGTTTGCAAATGGTGTACTATCTATTTTAGGAAATGCAGCTTTAGCAGATGAAATGGCTCAAATAGTAACTATTGGACCTATCATAAAGTCTTTAACAGACGATAACGTTGAAGCTAGTGAAGAAGATATGTACAAATTAAGACTTAGAAATGCAACATTTGGAGACGCATTAGGTGTATTTGGATCTCAATTAATTCCATGGCACGTATACATTGGATTCTATGTAGGTATTGCATCTGCAGTTTATCCATTACATCAATTTGTTGCAATGGATATTATTAGATACAACTTCATGGCTATGGTAGCTGTAATTTCAATGTTAGTTTTAACTTTAACAGGATTAGACAGACTTGTTCCATTATTTGGATTACCATCGGAGCCAAAAGTTAGATTAAAGAAATACGCTGAAAAAGATACTATGAAAAAAGCAAACTAA
- a CDS encoding FeoA family protein — protein MDNNEVKLSNLKVGDKCKVVSLLCVGLTRRRMLDLGLIPGSYVEVIRKSPLGDPIAYNIRGATIALRKEESSQILVNLI, from the coding sequence ATGGATAATAATGAAGTGAAACTTTCTAATTTAAAAGTTGGAGATAAGTGCAAGGTAGTATCCTTATTATGTGTGGGTCTTACAAGAAGAAGAATGCTTGATTTAGGACTTATTCCCGGTTCCTATGTGGAAGTTATTAGAAAAAGTCCTTTAGGAGATCCCATAGCATATAACATCCGAGGTGCTACTATAGCCCTTAGAAAAGAAGAATCATCACAAATATTGGTAAATTTGATTTAA
- a CDS encoding cation:proton antiporter, whose product MNLFIVSGLAIIFGILFGKLMNRFKVPAVAGYIIAGLLLGTSGFNIVTAEVIDKLSFISDFALGIIAFNIGSELNLSVIKQLGKSIFVIAFCEAFGAFLLVGSVTYFITKDISVALILGAVSSATAPAATVMVLKEYNAKGPLTSTLLGVVAIDDAICLMIYAIASSIAKVFINHESLTLYKVLVNPLMEIFLSVLVGGILGIVLALLIKISKRSTELLPFIVGSLLLMVGIATKYHLSPLLSCMSLGIMLTNITANSRRAFESIEDFAPPIVAIFFTLAGARLNLSLIPSIGYLGVAYLVFRMVGKIGGACLGGILSNASNVVKKYIGYGLLSQVGVAVGLAIVVSREFDGSPLGSLVITILLATTIITEIIGPLATKNAIIKAKEANI is encoded by the coding sequence ATGAACTTATTTATTGTATCTGGTTTGGCAATTATTTTTGGAATTTTATTTGGTAAACTAATGAATAGGTTTAAAGTTCCCGCTGTAGCAGGCTATATTATTGCTGGACTTTTACTTGGTACTTCTGGTTTTAACATTGTAACCGCAGAAGTAATAGATAAATTATCTTTCATAAGTGATTTTGCTCTAGGAATTATAGCCTTCAACATAGGTAGTGAACTTAACTTATCCGTAATAAAACAACTGGGAAAATCAATTTTTGTAATAGCATTTTGTGAAGCCTTTGGTGCATTCCTATTAGTAGGAAGTGTAACATACTTCATAACAAAAGACATATCTGTAGCTTTAATTTTAGGAGCTGTTTCATCTGCTACAGCACCTGCTGCCACAGTAATGGTTCTTAAAGAATACAATGCCAAGGGTCCACTTACTAGTACCCTTTTAGGTGTGGTAGCCATTGATGATGCTATATGTCTTATGATCTACGCCATTGCATCATCTATAGCAAAGGTATTTATTAACCACGAATCATTAACTCTATATAAAGTCTTAGTAAATCCACTAATGGAGATTTTCCTTTCCGTATTAGTTGGTGGAATTTTAGGAATAGTTTTAGCATTACTTATTAAAATATCTAAAAGAAGTACAGAGTTATTACCATTCATTGTAGGCTCTCTTTTATTAATGGTTGGTATTGCAACTAAGTATCATTTATCACCATTACTATCTTGTATGTCTTTAGGTATTATGCTAACTAATATTACTGCTAATAGTAGACGTGCTTTTGAGTCTATTGAAGACTTTGCCCCTCCAATAGTAGCAATATTCTTCACCCTTGCAGGTGCAAGACTCAATCTATCTTTAATACCTAGTATAGGATACTTAGGAGTAGCTTATTTAGTATTTAGAATGGTAGGTAAAATAGGCGGTGCTTGCCTTGGAGGTATATTATCTAACGCCTCTAATGTGGTAAAAAAATATATTGGCTATGGTTTATTATCACAAGTGGGAGTTGCGGTAGGATTAGCAATAGTTGTTAGTAGGGAGTTTGATGGTTCTCCTTTGGGTTCTTTAGTAATAACTATTTTATTGGCTACCACAATAATTACAGAAATTATAGGACCATTAGCCACAAAAAATGCTATAATTAAAGCTAAAGAAGCTAACATATGA
- a CDS encoding metal-dependent transcriptional regulator: MLSPSLEDYLEEIYNLSKANNLIRVRDIGNRLNVSSPSVVKALIKLNNEGYVEYKKYHEILLTKEGERLGELLVRRNKILQEFLKVINSDCNKEKEAEAMEHYLSSPTIKAIEKFVEFMKKEKDITEKFKKYCDSIDEFHWSEEIDKNAEIKE; this comes from the coding sequence ATGTTATCACCCAGTTTAGAAGATTATTTGGAAGAAATATACAATTTATCTAAAGCTAATAATCTAATTAGAGTTAGAGATATAGGAAATAGATTAAATGTTTCTTCTCCATCCGTAGTAAAAGCTCTAATAAAACTTAATAATGAAGGCTATGTGGAATATAAAAAATATCATGAAATTTTATTAACAAAAGAAGGAGAGAGATTAGGAGAATTATTAGTTAGGAGAAATAAAATATTACAAGAGTTTTTAAAAGTTATAAATAGTGATTGTAATAAGGAAAAGGAAGCAGAAGCAATGGAACACTACTTATCATCTCCTACCATTAAGGCCATAGAGAAGTTTGTAGAATTTATGAAAAAGGAGAAAGATATAACTGAAAAATTCAAAAAATATTGTGATAGTATAGATGAATTTCATTGGAGTGAAGAAATAGATAAAAATGCTGAGATAAAAGAATAA
- a CDS encoding FeoB small GTPase domain-containing protein — protein MGLTRESTGRNLLEDQFNIHFSNNDGFIIALAGNPNVGKSTVFNALTGLNQHTGNWPGKTVSNARGIYSHKNTNFTLVDLPGTYSLMSNSAEEEIARDFICFGKPHVTVIVADATCLERNLNLALQINELTDNVILCLNLMDEAFRKGITIDIEALEKSLGIPVVPTTALKDEGLEDLKEAIFALCNGTLKSTPVSVIYTKEVEDAICEILPEVQMVVGNLLNPRWVSLKVLEGDKKILDSIMNFLLLHCENYKEVSCSG, from the coding sequence ATGGGCCTTACTCGAGAGTCTACTGGTCGTAATTTGTTAGAAGATCAATTTAATATACATTTTTCTAATAATGATGGCTTCATAATAGCTCTGGCTGGCAATCCTAATGTGGGTAAAAGTACAGTTTTTAACGCTTTAACTGGACTTAACCAACATACAGGCAACTGGCCAGGAAAAACCGTATCTAATGCTAGAGGAATTTATTCTCATAAAAACACTAACTTTACCCTTGTAGATTTACCAGGAACATACTCATTAATGTCTAATTCAGCAGAAGAAGAAATAGCAAGGGATTTCATATGTTTTGGAAAACCCCATGTAACTGTAATAGTGGCAGATGCCACCTGTTTAGAAAGAAATCTTAACTTAGCCTTACAAATTAATGAGCTTACTGACAATGTAATATTATGCTTAAATTTAATGGATGAAGCCTTTAGAAAAGGAATTACAATAGATATAGAAGCACTGGAAAAATCCCTAGGAATTCCTGTAGTGCCGACCACTGCCTTAAAGGATGAAGGATTAGAAGATTTAAAAGAAGCAATATTTGCCTTATGTAATGGTACCCTAAAATCTACCCCTGTTTCTGTTATCTATACCAAGGAAGTGGAAGATGCCATATGTGAAATATTACCAGAAGTCCAAATGGTAGTAGGTAATTTGTTAAATCCACGGTGGGTTTCTTTGAAAGTCCTTGAAGGAGATAAAAAAATATTAGATTCCATTATGAACTTTTTATTATTACATTGTGAAAATTATAAGGAGGTAAGCTGTAGTGGATAA